One window from the genome of Nicotiana tomentosiformis chromosome 5, ASM39032v3, whole genome shotgun sequence encodes:
- the LOC138892394 gene encoding uncharacterized protein, with product MSSYAKFLKEILTKKRKVEETSVVRLTEHCSVILQNKLPQKCGDPGSFTIPCSLGTINFDKSLCDSGASINLIPLSIYKKLEKEIGEIRSEPISLQLVDKTTLISEGIVEDVLVRVDKFVFPVNFIVVNMEKNKEVPLILGRPFLATSRVILDIYARKLMLRVGEETVIFKMDVEKGVQKGKPAASVEWKVKGSKEKAAVSEKDKCGVYPKKSKKKLSAWMYVLVRA from the coding sequence atgtcttcttatgctaaattcttgaaagagatccttacgaagaagaggaaagtagaggagacctcagtggtcaggCTCACAGAGCACTGCAGTgtgatattgcaaaataaactcccacaaaagtgtggagatccagggagttttactataccttgctctttaggaactattaattttgataagtccttatgtgattctggtgcctcaattaatttaataccTTTATCTATTTACaagaaactggagaaggagattggagagataaggtctgaaCCAATATCGTTGCAGCTGGTAGACAAAACGACTTTAATatccgaggggatagtggaagatgtgttagttcgggtggataaatttgtatttcctgtgaattttatagtggtgaatatggagaaAAATAAGGAGGTCCctctcatcctaggaagaccattcttagcgacgaGCAGAGTGATATTAGATATATATgcgagaaaactcatgcttagagtgggtgaggagactgtgattttcaagatggatgtagaaaagggggtgcaaaaaggaaaaccagctgcaagtgttgagtggaaagtgaagggctcgaaagagaaAGCTGCAGTaagcgagaaagataagtgtggggtgtaccccaaaaagtCTAAGAAGAAGCTATCTGCATGGATGTATGTATTAGTTCGGGCgtga